A single genomic interval of Deltaproteobacteria bacterium harbors:
- a CDS encoding response regulator codes for MAPHRARERLVLVVDDDPDILQTLALCLTSEGYSVLMASNGQEALDLVRQQKPACILLDLMMPVMDGWQFVHELDQRGLRKAPLLILSADRAVQGHASKLHADAYLAKPFDLDELLGKVSHLTGGPDGHGQPQKKSVA; via the coding sequence ATGGCACCGCACCGCGCCCGCGAGCGCCTCGTGCTCGTCGTCGACGACGATCCCGACATCCTCCAAACGCTCGCGCTCTGCCTCACCAGCGAAGGCTACAGCGTGCTGATGGCTTCCAACGGGCAGGAGGCGCTCGACCTGGTGCGGCAGCAGAAGCCCGCCTGCATCCTCCTCGATCTGATGATGCCCGTGATGGACGGATGGCAATTCGTCCATGAGCTCGATCAGCGCGGCTTGCGCAAGGCACCGCTCTTGATCTTGAGCGCGGATCGCGCGGTGCAGGGGCACGCCTCCAAGTTGCATGCCGACGCCTATCTCGCCAAGCCGTTCGACCTCGACGAGTTGCTGGGCAAGGTCTCCCACCTCACCGGCGGGCCGGATGGGCACGGGCAGCCGCAGAAGAAAAGCGTCGCCTGA